GACCAGGCCTTCGAGGCGATGGTCGTGTGGATGGCAGAAGAACCGCTGGCGCCCGGCAAGCAGTACCTCGTCAAGCACACGACGCAGACCTCCAACGCGGTCGTCTCCGACCTCCGCTACCGGATGGATGTCAACACACTGCACCGCGACAAGGATGCCGACCAGCTCGCGCTCAACGAGATCGGCCGCGTCGTCGTCGAGGTCGCCAAACCCCTGTGCTTCGACCCGTACACGCGCAACCGCTGGACCGGCGGGTTCATTGTGATCGACAAGCTGACCAACAGCACCGTCGGCGCGGGCATGATCCTCAACCGCGACCCCGACAGCGCCGCGAGCAAGCGCCGGCAGATCGCCGAGCAGCGCGGCACGCAGGTGCGCTGCCACGAGTCGCTTGTCTCGGCCGAGGAACGCGCAACGCGCCTGGGCCACCAGCCCACGACCGTCTGGCTCACCGGGCTGACCGGCGCGGGCAAGAGCCCGATCGCCTACGCCCTCGAGCGTCGGCTGTTTGATGAGGGCAAGTCCGCCGCCGTGCTCGACGGCCGAAACGCCCGGCTCGGGCTCAGTTCCGACCTCGATTTCAGCCACGACGACCGGCGCGAGAACCTCCGCCGCGCCGCCGAGGCCGCGAAGCTCTTCAACGAGTCGGGCCACATCGCCGTGTGTGCGTTCCTCTCGCCCTCGGCCGAGGACCGCGCGATGGCGCGGGACATCGTCGGCGCCGAGCGGTTCATCGAGGTCTACCTCGACGCCCCCGAGGAGGTCTGCCGCGAACGGGCACGCAGCGAAGAGTTCAAGGGCGCGAAGAAAGAGATGGCCGCCTTCAGCGACATGGCCGCGCCGTACGAACCGCCGACCGACCCCGCGCTGACGATCGAGACGGACGAACTCACCGTCGATGTCGCGGTGCAGAAGATTGTCGACCTGCTCACGCAGCGCGGCGTATTGGCGTGAACGCCAAGTGAACAGTAAGTAGTGAACGGTGAACAGGTGGAGCCCTCTGGTCCCATCTGTTCACTAGTCACTGTGAACTGTTTACTTCACGCCGTTATCCTGCACGCATGGCCGACGCACCTTTACACTACCCCGCCGCCCGCTCCCCCGTCTATGCCCGACGTGTCGTCGCGACCTCGCAGCCGCTCGCGGCACAGGCCGGGCTTGATGCGATGCGGCGGGGCGGCAACGCGCTCGACGCCGCGCTCGCCGCCGCGATCACACTCACCGTCGTCGAGCCCACCAGCAACGGCATCGGCGGGGATGCGTTCGCGCTGGTGTGGGACGGCGGCCAACTCCACGGCTTCAACGGCTCGGGCAAGTCGCCCGCCGCGCTGTCGCGCGACCATGTCGCGGGCCGCGACGCGATGCCGACGACGGGCTGGCTCCCGGTGACGACGCCCGGCGCGGTCGATGCGTGGGTCAAGCTGTCCGAGCGGTTTGGCCGGCTGCCCTTCGCGGACCTGTTTACCGCCGCCATCCGCTACGCGAAGAAGGGCTACGCCGTGGGGCCGATCACCGCGTCGGCGTGGGCCCGCGCGGCGGCGCGCTACCGCGGGCCCGACTTTGCAGCGTTTACCGCGACCTTCACCGACCAGGGCCGGGCCCCCGCGGCGGGCGAGATGATCCGCCTGCCCGACCACGCGGCGACGCTCCGTGACATCGCGATGACGCGCGGCGCATCGTTTTACAAAGGCGAACTCGCGGGCAGAATCGCCGACGCAGCCGCGATGAACGCCGGGCTGCTCTCGCGCGACGACCTGGCCGAGCACGCGGGGTTCTTTGTCGAGCCGATCCGCGTCGCGTACGGCGGCGTCGAGGTCGCCGAACTCCCGCCCAACGGTCAGGGCGTCGCCGCGCTCGTCGCGCTGGGTGTGCTCGACCGGCTGAACCTCAAGCAGTACCCTGTCGACTCGGCCGACTCGGTCCACCTCCAGGTCGAAGCGATGAAAGCCGGCTTCGCGGAACTCACCGCGCACGCCGCCGACCCCAGCGCGATGCGCATCAACCCCAAGCAGCTCATCGCGACGGCGGCCCTCGACAGCCACGCCGACGCGATCACGCCCGACCGTGTCAACAAGCCCGCCTCATGCATCGCCCCCGACCACGGCACGGTGTACCTCACCGCCGCCGATGACGATGGCATGATGGTCTCGTTTATCCAGTCCAACTACATGGGCTTTGGCTCGGGCGTCGTCGTCCCCGGCACGGGTATCGCGATGCAAAACCGCGGCGCGGGCTTCACGCTTGAGCAGGGCCACCCCAACGAAGTCGCCGGCGGCAAGCGCCCGCTGCACACCATCATCCCCGCCTTCGTCTTGCAAGACGGACAACCGCTACTCAGCTTCGGCGTCATGGGCGGCCACATGCAGCCCCAGGGCCACGTCCAGATGGTCACCCGCCTCCTCGACTACGGCCAAGGCCCGCAGCAGGCCTCCGACGCCCCGCGCTGGTACGTCGATGAAGAATGGCGCATCCACCTCGAGCCCGGCTGGCCCCCTGACGTTGGCGCGTCG
The sequence above is a segment of the Phycisphaeraceae bacterium D3-23 genome. Coding sequences within it:
- a CDS encoding gamma-glutamyltransferase family protein, with the protein product MADAPLHYPAARSPVYARRVVATSQPLAAQAGLDAMRRGGNALDAALAAAITLTVVEPTSNGIGGDAFALVWDGGQLHGFNGSGKSPAALSRDHVAGRDAMPTTGWLPVTTPGAVDAWVKLSERFGRLPFADLFTAAIRYAKKGYAVGPITASAWARAAARYRGPDFAAFTATFTDQGRAPAAGEMIRLPDHAATLRDIAMTRGASFYKGELAGRIADAAAMNAGLLSRDDLAEHAGFFVEPIRVAYGGVEVAELPPNGQGVAALVALGVLDRLNLKQYPVDSADSVHLQVEAMKAGFAELTAHAADPSAMRINPKQLIATAALDSHADAITPDRVNKPASCIAPDHGTVYLTAADDDGMMVSFIQSNYMGFGSGVVVPGTGIAMQNRGAGFTLEQGHPNEVAGGKRPLHTIIPAFVLQDGQPLLSFGVMGGHMQPQGHVQMVTRLLDYGQGPQQASDAPRWYVDEEWRIHLEPGWPPDVGASLQARGHDVVIEKDAHLFGGAQLIRKTASGYCAASDHRKEGLAAGE